Below is a genomic region from Telmatobacter sp. DSM 110680.
GGTAAGTTGCTCGTTTACGCCGAGTGTAAAGGTCGATTCTGGGTAAGTTGTCTTTGCCTCAAGTCCAAGTGGAAGGCCATTTTTAAGCGACAGCTCGTGGCCATTCACATACGGCGCAAGGTGCCCGGCATTGGCGACAGTAAGAGTGCCGTCGGAATCAACACGCACCACCAGGCACGTCGTGAACCCTCCCGCACTTCGGTTCAGCATGCGATAGTTCATTGCTGTCAGAATTTCGCCCGGATTCTGCGTGTAATGTGCCAGTGTGCGCATGGTTCCCACCAGCAGCGAAACCGTCATGGCCGCTGGCATGCCCTTTCCACTCACATCGCCGATCACGATCAGCGCACCGCCTTCGCCGGTAGAAAGTATCTGGAAAAAGTCGCCGCCCACTTCGCGTGCCGGCTTGTAGGCACTGGTCAGGTTGAATCCAGGAATTGCGGGCAGCGCTTCCGGGACGAGTACCTGTTGCACTTCGCGGGCGTTCTGGAACTCTCGCTCCATATCCGCCTGACGGTGGCGATAATCCGCCGCATACCGCAGAACCGCATAGATGATGGCGAGAAACAAAGCGGTGCGGAGAGCAGCCTGAAGCGCGATAACGCTTCCAAAGACTGTCAGGTGAAGACCGTTCAACCAGGCCGCAAGCTGCCAGTGGGTAAAACGCACACCTTGGGCCGCGATGTTCGAAACCGCGTACATTACGTCGTTGGCGAGGGCAATGCTCGCCACAATCCATCGCGCAGAATCCAGGCGCCGCCGGCGCACCACAGCATAAACGACGAGGAAAATAGGAATGCTTTCACCGGGAAGAATGAAGAAGGTCAACACTGCGTCAGTGATTTGAAAACTGGACTTTGGCAGCATCCCGAAAAAGAAACCTAGAGCGCCATCCAACGAACCCGCAATGAGCGATCCGATCGCGAAAATCTTGACGGCGCGCATGAGCCGCGGTGCGCCTTCCAGTTGAAGCAGGTAGATAAGCACATACCACTGAGCGACCTCTCGAAGCTGAATCGCGGCCTGTACGAAGAAGGTAATCCAGATTGCCGAGTACTGCAGGCGCATGCCATTCAATATCAGTTCCAGGGTCGGCATGAATGTGTAGACCATCATCCAGAAAAGCAGTAATTGTTGCCTGTCACGCTGCCACGCAAGGAGGCTCAAGAAACTCACAAGCGCATAAAGTCCGGTGAGGGCGAAGCGAAACTGCTGCCCGCGCAGCCACTTGTAGTCGAGTGAATCTTTTAGCGAGGCGATCGCATCGGAACTTCCGAGAAGTGGCACTCCTTCAAACCCGCCAGCAGTACCGTCATCATTTGAAGCGAAGGGCACTTTCAACACGCGCACGGCGAGAACGCCGCTTCGAATCGCGCCCAGGCCATACGTCTGTGCGGGAATGGCGTTTTGATAATCGATGTGAGGGCCAAACGAGCCAAGCCCTCCTACTCGTTCACCGTTCCAGTAGAGCTCGTAGACATCGTCAATCGCCGGAACCAGCAAGGCGAGGTCGGCGGGTGCGCCTGGTGCCGTAGTCAGTTCGATGCGACGACGGTACCAGCCCGAGCCGTCATAGTTGGGGTGATGTTGCGTTCCCCATGGTGCGTCGGCAGTGAGTTGCTCCCACCCATCTTGGCCAGCGGTGTCATCCACATCCGGCTTCGCCCACGCCAGGTTGTCACCAGTGTGAAACTGCCATGCGCCATCCAGCGGAACGGCACCCTTGCCTAGAGCCTCGATCTTGAGAACTGCCGAAGACTCGGATTTCCCTGCGATTGACTCTGCGGATAAACGCAGCGGTGCGCACGCGGCGACGAAAAAAGCCGCGAATGTCAGAAATGCGCAGAAAATGCCTCTTGAACTACCAGCCACCCATTGAGCAGGCAGCAATTTATGGAGTCGCATGGCAAAGAGCATATCCCGCGCAGCGGGGATCGGTCAGCAAAAACTAGATTCTCGACGGCGGCCGCAGACCTGCTCAATGGATCAAGAGCAGAAGACTTTTATGTACTGATAAAACAGCAAGGCCGCTGGATTGCTCCAGCGGCCCAGAATAATTTCTGGCATCGCCGCTTAGTGGGCAACGACAACCGTACGAATTTGGTAGTTCCCGGTGTTGACGAGTACGTAGTTGCCGTCAATCAGCCTCCACTCGTGTCCACGGGGCGGGGCACTGAGGTGATACTGGCGATAGTTCTCGACACGTTCGCCACGATCCCAATCCTCATGTTTAATCTGCTGCCCCTTCTTCCATTCATGGTGTTCGGTGTACTTGTGGTTGTCGTTGTCGTGATGGTCCCGGTCTTGCGCAAAAGCCAGACCACCCGAAAGGGTTGCAGACAAAGCTGCCAGCGCTAAAGCGGTGCGAAATTTATTCATTCTATTTATCCTCTTGATCATTTGATCCACAGTAGAGAAATACAGTTGTGCCCGAAGCTTAAAAGACAGTAAAT
It encodes:
- a CDS encoding SpoIIE family protein phosphatase, coding for MRLHKLLPAQWVAGSSRGIFCAFLTFAAFFVAACAPLRLSAESIAGKSESSAVLKIEALGKGAVPLDGAWQFHTGDNLAWAKPDVDDTAGQDGWEQLTADAPWGTQHHPNYDGSGWYRRRIELTTAPGAPADLALLVPAIDDVYELYWNGERVGGLGSFGPHIDYQNAIPAQTYGLGAIRSGVLAVRVLKVPFASNDDGTAGGFEGVPLLGSSDAIASLKDSLDYKWLRGQQFRFALTGLYALVSFLSLLAWQRDRQQLLLFWMMVYTFMPTLELILNGMRLQYSAIWITFFVQAAIQLREVAQWYVLIYLLQLEGAPRLMRAVKIFAIGSLIAGSLDGALGFFFGMLPKSSFQITDAVLTFFILPGESIPIFLVVYAVVRRRRLDSARWIVASIALANDVMYAVSNIAAQGVRFTHWQLAAWLNGLHLTVFGSVIALQAALRTALFLAIIYAVLRYAADYRHRQADMEREFQNAREVQQVLVPEALPAIPGFNLTSAYKPAREVGGDFFQILSTGEGGALIVIGDVSGKGMPAAMTVSLLVGTMRTLAHYTQNPGEILTAMNYRMLNRSAGGFTTCLVVRVDSDGTLTVANAGHLAPYVNGHELSLKNGLPLGLEAKTTYPESTFTLGVNEQLTLLTDGVVEARDRTGELYGFHRTAAIAKRSADSIAQAARDFGQEDDITVLTLCRVIPHMESALEVVSPQLSPSPA
- a CDS encoding RcnB family protein; the protein is MNKFRTALALAALSATLSGGLAFAQDRDHHDNDNHKYTEHHEWKKGQQIKHEDWDRGERVENYRQYHLSAPPRGHEWRLIDGNYVLVNTGNYQIRTVVVAH